The DNA window TTGCATCGACTGTGCAGCATGAAGACAGATGATCTCAGTTCGATGGAACTCTCCAGACCTCTCTTGCTAAAGATGTAAGGAAATCCTGACGCTTCAAGACTGCTCCTTCATCCCACGCGAGAAACGATGGTAAGCCCGCAATTGCCTTGGTGATCTTATCTGCGACTCCAAAAGCGGGATGTTCGGCTTGACAACGCACTAGAAGGAACTGCGACTGCGGATAGACTGTTTTTTTCTGAGAGTATGCCTTGTTTCCGAGAAGCCTGTTTATTGCCTGTTCGACGAGCACTAAATTTCCAATTCTGCTTGCGATATGCTCGTCTGCTTTCTCGCCAAACTCCGCCAGAGCTTCATCGCTTGGGTTCATTGGATAGATATGCTCGATGTCGTTATTCGCAGCGTAGTAGTGCATCAGGTCCCCGTAGTTGCCGCCGTCCCCGTAAGCTCGCACATCAACGGCTTGGGTGAGCTTCGCAAGCATGTAGCGGAGGCGGAAGGCGCGAGTCTCCCATGAATACATTTTGCTCAGGGCGTTACCAAACTCACGCGATAGTTGAGACTTGCGAGCAGCGAAGTATTCACTGCAAAAGGCAGCAAATTCAGCATCGGTGATCTTGCGCAATTGCCTCGCCCCTTCAACTACGGAGCGCTCATAATCTCGCGTTGGCGTGTTCGTAATCAGATACGCAAACATGAGGTTTTCAACCTCCTCCGTGAGGCGTTCAAAATTGAGTTTGTTCAGATTGCGACCTGAAAGCAGAAGAATGTAGTGCTGCCGGATCGCGCTGCCACCGAAGATCCTGGTGTTTGCAATACCTCGACTGGGACTGCCGTCGGGATTTTGTCCTTTGGTGAAACCGGCATAGGCCCTGGATGCTTCAAGGAGCCGCTCGACAAATACTAAGGGATGCTTCTGGTGGCCGGTCTGCGACGCGTTCTTCAAGAACCAGTCGTAGATACCGTCCTCCTGTAGCTTCAGGTCGGCGACCTCAAATTCCGCGAAGATAAAGTACCGTAAGAATCGAAGGGGTTTCTCCCCGACGCCGTAGATTCCGTCCACTACTTGCTTCCATTTGTCCTTCAGGGCAGTGAACTGTTCCGGTGCCGCACTCATGAAAAGTAAATTCTTCAAGAGGTCCATGGCGTCCAAACCTGCGCCGCGGTCATTGACTGTCTCGAAAATCTTCAGAGCTTTAGCGACACTCGGCGTCTCGATCCGGATAAGTTTCACTTTGGCGGTCAAGTACGCATAGAAGCGAAGAATTTGGAGCGGATCGTCGTGAAACTGTGCGCGAAGGAATTCCCTGACTGTTTTGTAAGCGCCAGCGATGTTGGCTATCGAACGAGTGCCAATTTTCGGCGCTAAATTCCAATCTCCACGGGCGTAATGTTTCAGGACGCCTTGGCTGTCTTCGTACTGCAAGGTGAGGCGCTCGCGATGCGTTGTCTTGCCCTGCCAATCCATGCTGGCAGCTGCGATTTGCCCCGAGAGTTCGTCCGGTAACTGCGCATTGAGTTCAATCATGGCGTCTCGCACCGCACAAAGCGTAACGAACGAGGTCGTCATCCGCTGTTGGCCGTCAATCAACTCGAATACGTTGCTTGAGTCTGCGCACACGACAATGGTGCCAATGAAATACTCTGGCGCATTCTGCGCGGTCGCCAACTCATATTCAGTGAGGATGTCCCGAAGAAACTGTTCAACTTCGTCGCCCCGCTGGCCCTTTGCATCCGCCTCCCCCCACACGTATTCCCGCTGGTAATCCGGAACAGTGTAGAAGTCCTGAAAGGCGCGCTTCAACGTCATGTCTTCTGATTTGATCGACTGCTCTGGCATTATGTTTCGATGATCTCAGGAAGACCGCCGAATTGCTAGACGCAAGCGAGCCAAACCTTAAATAGCCGCAGCTATCAAGCCTAGATTCGACAGAAACGCACAACAAGCAATTCTATGGCGACGTGCCGGAAATCCGATCAATCCTCATCAACGTCGTTCACGGCAGTTGAGCGCCGCAGGCCGGAAACGGGGAAAGTGCAGAAGGGGGAACGTCTTCTGCCGCGCAGCCGGCGAGCAGGGGCCGGTAGGCGAAGCGGGATGAGGGAATGGGAGAAACCGAAGGGGTGTCTCCCAGCGCGATCTCGGGGCTTGTCGAAGCACAAAGCGGCCCCGGACGAATCCGGGGCCAGAATGAAGGAGTCTAGGCTGCTTTCTTTCTAGTCGTCTCTTTCTTTGCTGTAGCTGTCGCGGCTGTTGGCTTCACCTTGTTCGAACCATCGGCCTTGGCTTTGACGGCCTTAGGCTTCTTCGGGGCGAAGACCTGCTCAGCCTCAGTCAGCAAGTCCGGCTGGTTTTCGTGAGGAATACCGATGTGGTCAGAGAGGACGAGGCGCAAGGCGAGACCGGTTAGCTTCTCGTCTGCGGTGCCGTCCAGTGCGGCCAGCACAATTTCATCGTCCGACTGTTGGGAGTTCTCATCTCTGTTGGCGAAGTGGTTGGCCACCTCCTCAAGGAAGCTGTAGTCCAGGTGGATGAGCAAGCGGAGGAAGACGCGCGTTTGTGCTGGATTGAAGGATGCAGGAGCCTGTTCGATGATGCGCTCGAACGTGGCGACTCTTGCCTTGCGCTGTTTGTCGCGGCGATCTTGCTCGGCCTCGTACTCCTTCTGCTGACGCTCGAAGTCGGCCTTGCGCTGCTCCTCTTTGCGCTCCTGTTCTGCCTTGTACTCGGCCATGCGTTGTTCGTGCTCGGCTTCGCGTTGCGCCGCTTCCTCCTCCGTCTCAATCTCAGGGGCGGGTGCCATGGTCGGGACGGGATGGGCGGCTGCTTCTGCTGCGGCTTGTGGGTCATGTACCGGGCAATGCTTGTCCGTGCAAACCGTCAGCTTGCGGCCAAGCTGCTTGCCGTAAACGACGATGGCAGGTTTGGCGGCTTCGCACGGCATCACTGGTTCCGCGTCCGGGTTGTCGATCGAGGTTTCAAGCTCGCGCATATGGCCGCGCTGCACGGCTCCCGCTCGCTGCTCCTTGGGATTGCGCCATCCGTTCTCGATCTGGACAAGGCCGGGATGGGCGGCAATCTCCCGGTCAAGGAATGCCTCAACCTTGCCGTGATAGCAGGCAGAGTCGAGGCACTGCCCGATATGCGGAGCGAACACAGAGGAGAGACGAGCGTGATGGTCCTCTGCCAGCCACAGCGGGAAGACGTTGAACTTATGGTTGCCGGGAAACATGGCATAGAAGGCGGAGAGATTGCCAAGCGTCTCCTCCATCACCTGCGCTCGCGCATCGACGAAGAGGGATTGCTTCGAGAAGGGTGAGGCCTTGCGATTGGCGAGGCGGTTTGGACGGCTTGAAGAACTGCTTTGGCGGATCATTGGCTACCTCCAGCAACGGTGAATTCAGTTGCGATAGCCAAACCTTATGGGCCGCTCAAGCCTCGCGTCCAATGACTTTCCAGTGTTCTCTTATGCGCGTAGTGCATAAGGAATCGCTGCATTGCGGTGTATGTAGAGGGATCAGTGCGTCTGCTTTTGGATTGATCGGACGGGGCACGCGGCTGGGTGCGGAGAAACCGGAACTCTGGGCGATCCAAATTATCTTGTCTCTGCACGGATCGGGCCGGGCAATACTCGCGGACGCAATGTCGCTTTCATCGGACGACGATCAAATCCGACGTCAACCAGTCTCGGTGAGCGCATTGACCTGTTCTCGTCAGTTGAGAACGCCAAGGGAATTGCTTCCGAGAAGCCGCCTCATCGGTACAAACTCTCCTTCCAGCGTCCTTTTCTTGGATTATCCCTTACGAGCCTCACCATCTTTGAGGAGAAAGCCAACCTCAGATCCCAATAGCTTGTTAGTGTACCGACTGGACGGTATACTTTGATGATGAACAAACGGAATCTCATTCTCGATTGCGCTGAGCAGCTTATCCGGACAGATGGAGCCGCGCAGCTCACGCTGGAAAAAGTTGCCGAGCGGGCCAAGGTTAGCAAAGGCGGCCTTCTCTATCATTTTCCGACGAAAGAGCAACTTGTCGCTGGCATGATCGAGCGCACGATCGAGTCGTTCGAACGCGATGTCCAGTCAGCAAGAGCGTCACTACCTGAGGGACCGGGAAGAAATGCCCTTGCCTTCATGATGGCTGCACTCGACGGACAGTGGAAGTCAACAAGCGCGCGGCCGAATCCCGTCGATCTGCTCGTGTCGACTCTCACTGCATTTTCTACGGAGCCGAAAATGGTTCTGCCCATACGAAAGGCCTATGTCCGGTGGCAACAATTGCTTGAAGAAGACGGTCTCGATCCGGTGCAAGCGACCATTACTAGACTGGCCATCGACGGCTTGACCTACACGGAGATGTTCGGTTTCAACGCTTTCACCGAGAAACGTCGGCAGGAAGTTCTCGAGGCCCTCCGCAATATGTGTATGGGAACAAACTCTTCGCATCCACGTTCTCAGGGGCGCGGGCCCAAGCGCGAGAATAACGAATAATGAAAGAACATTTTCTACAGGACATTCCGGCAATCGTATGGACGCACGAAGACACACGGCAAAGCGTCACCTTAAGAACTCAGCAGAACGTTGGTTCGCACCTCACAGCTGCGACCCGAGCTCTAGCAGCTCTTCAATACAACGAAGGCTACTGGTGCGGAGATCTCACCGGGGACTCGACACTTGCCTCGGATTACATCTTGCTTCAGCTCTGGCTTCATCCGGTGGACGCGAACTCGGCGTGGAACCCTCCGCGAAAAGATCGCATTGAAAGACTGGTGAAGTATCTATGGGATTGCCAGATGCCGGACGGAGGTTGGAATCTCTACGCGAAGGGCCCGGCTGAGATCAATGCGTCCGTCAAGGCGTACACGGCCCTGCGCATTGCCGGTGCGGCACAATCGTCGCCGCGGATGCGTGCTGCTCGCGAACGGATACTGGCGTTAGGCGGCCTGCAAGCTTGCAACAGCTACACCAGGATCAACCTGAGTTTCTTCGGACTCTTTCCCAAGCAATTTGTCCCCACCGTGCCAGCGGAAATTCTGATTGTGCCCGGAAGCTTTCTCAACGAAATGTCCTCCTGGACTCGGACCATTATCGTTCCCCTTTCCATCATCCAGGGCTTGGGTGCACAGAGGCCAGTACCGTCGGGACTGACGCTTGCCGAATTGATGCTTCCCGGCACGCGCATTGCGATGCCGAGGAAAGACCTCACCTCAGAACTATTTCTGCGTGCCGACAAGCTTCTGAAGCAATGGGAGCAAAGGGGCATACAGCGGATACGTGACAAAGCAATCGCGGCAGCCGAACGCTGGATGATCGAGCATACCCATCATTCAGAAGGACTGGGAGCCATCTACCCAGCAATGATGTATGCCGTGATGGCGATGGATGCGCTCGGGTACGAGCGAGATCAGCCGGATCTCGTAAAAGCAATGCAGCATTTCGACGATCTGCTCATCGAACGCGATAATTTCTTCGACGTGCAACCATGCAAGTCCCCGGTATGGGATACGGCAATTGCGATCTTTTCCTTAGGGGAAGCGGGAGATGCTGACAAAGCAAGCATGACCCGCGCAGCAGATTGGCTGCTTTCGAAAGAGGTCCGACGTAAGGGCGACTGGTCTTCCAAGCGACCCAACCTGCGCCCAAGCGGATGGGCCTTCGAGTTCGCCAATGAGTTTTATCCGGATATCGATGATACCGCCATGGTGTTGCTCGCTCTGCAACATGCAAAGGCATCTGACCCAGAACGCCAGGCCCGCGTCGAAAGTCGTGCCGTGAACTGGCTCCTCGGAATGCAATCCGCAGATGGCGGGTGGGCTGCTTTCGATGTAGACAATGACTGGCAGCTTTTGAATAAGGTTCCTTTTGCCGACCACAACGCAATGCTCGATCCTACCTGCCCAGACATCACCGGACGCGTGATGGAAGCACTTTGCAGAAGGGGTTTGACTGCTCAACATCCTGCCATCTCACGCGGCATTGAATATTTGCTCTCGTCACAGGAAAGGAATGGAAGCTGGTATGGCCGTTGGGGCGTCAACTACGTTTACGGCACGTTTCTTTCACTGCGGGGCCTCGTAGCCACGAAGGACCGTCAAACAAGCTCGGCTATCCACCGTGGGTCGCAGTGGCTCCGAAGCGTACAGAACGACGATGGGGGATGGGGTGAAAGTTGTGCCGGATACGAGATCGACAAGTTCGTTCCGGCAGAAAGCACTCCTTCCCAAACTGCGTGGGCACTCCTGGGACTCCTGGCTACCGGCGATTTACACTCTCGTGCCGTGAAACAAGGAGTCAGCTGGCTCCTCCGAAATCAGAATGCCGACGGGAGCTGGGATGAAGAGCTAACCACGGGAACTGGGTTTCCAAACGTGTTCTATCTCAGCTATCACCTTTATCGTCTCTACTTCCCAGCGCTCGCACTCGCGTCCTACAAGCAAAGTAGCCGTAAATTAGCCACCGATTCACGACTTGAGATCGGTCTCAGCTGACACGGCTTCAGCCTAAAGATCAAGGGGTATCGAGGCGGAGTAATACGGCCACCTGCTTGGCTGAAAACCACTTGCCGACCGGAGGTTGTTAGGCCATGCCCGCCGGTGACGATCCCGATAAACGCCGTTCTCGTCTATTGTGATCTCGATAAGTGCTAAATTGCCAAATCACGTTTCGAGCCGTTCTGATCTGTAGACGTGCATCGCCTGTTCGCAACTGTTGATGTGGTAGAAAACGTTCCGAACGTGATTTCTCGAAGGCCGCGTCAATGGAACATGCATCGAAGCGGTGGAGATAAAACCGTTTCGGTTCCGGTTTGTTGGCTGCGGTCGTCGCTGCACGCAATCGCACGAGTTGCATAATCCCGATCACTAACGGGTGGATCTCTCACTCAGAGTTGCATTACGAGGAGTGTCATGTCATCGTGCTGCGGCGCGCCGTCAGCAAAGGTGTCGGCCGCATGAAACAAGCGCTGCAGGAGCTCCTCGGCGTTCAGGTGCGTGTGCGCTTGCGCCTCCGCGATCATTCGGTCTTCTCCCCACTCGTCTTCTGAGGCGTTCATGGCTTCGCTGATGCCGTCCGTAAAGGCCAGCAGAATATCGCCGGGGAGCAGCTGAAGCGTCTGCTCCCTGTAGACCGCGCCGGCAAGTAGCCCGACGACTGGGCCGCCGTCTGCCAGGCGAAATACCCGCCAGGCGCCGTCTTGCTTGCGCAGCACCGCGGGAGGATTGTGTCCCCCATTGACGTAGTGCAACATGCGCGAGGCGCATGCCAGTTCGGCGTAGAAGAATGTGGCATAGCGGTTAGATTCGGACGCGTTATAGAGGAGGCTGTTGACATTGGCCATCTTGGTGCCCAGATCGCCGGTGCCGCTCAGCACCTGACCGCGCAGGCTGGCGTGAAGGCTGGCCATCAACAGGGCGGCAGACAATCCCTTGCCGCTGATGTCGCCGATCGCGATGCCTAGGCGGTCGCAGGCGCGTGCCATAGCTCTGCCGGGGGAAGA is part of the Granulicella aggregans genome and encodes:
- a CDS encoding TetR/AcrR family transcriptional regulator; the protein is MMNKRNLILDCAEQLIRTDGAAQLTLEKVAERAKVSKGGLLYHFPTKEQLVAGMIERTIESFERDVQSARASLPEGPGRNALAFMMAALDGQWKSTSARPNPVDLLVSTLTAFSTEPKMVLPIRKAYVRWQQLLEEDGLDPVQATITRLAIDGLTYTEMFGFNAFTEKRRQEVLEALRNMCMGTNSSHPRSQGRGPKRENNE
- a CDS encoding DUF262 domain-containing protein, whose product is MPEQSIKSEDMTLKRAFQDFYTVPDYQREYVWGEADAKGQRGDEVEQFLRDILTEYELATAQNAPEYFIGTIVVCADSSNVFELIDGQQRMTTSFVTLCAVRDAMIELNAQLPDELSGQIAAASMDWQGKTTHRERLTLQYEDSQGVLKHYARGDWNLAPKIGTRSIANIAGAYKTVREFLRAQFHDDPLQILRFYAYLTAKVKLIRIETPSVAKALKIFETVNDRGAGLDAMDLLKNLLFMSAAPEQFTALKDKWKQVVDGIYGVGEKPLRFLRYFIFAEFEVADLKLQEDGIYDWFLKNASQTGHQKHPLVFVERLLEASRAYAGFTKGQNPDGSPSRGIANTRIFGGSAIRQHYILLLSGRNLNKLNFERLTEEVENLMFAYLITNTPTRDYERSVVEGARQLRKITDAEFAAFCSEYFAARKSQLSREFGNALSKMYSWETRAFRLRYMLAKLTQAVDVRAYGDGGNYGDLMHYYAANNDIEHIYPMNPSDEALAEFGEKADEHIASRIGNLVLVEQAINRLLGNKAYSQKKTVYPQSQFLLVRCQAEHPAFGVADKITKAIAGLPSFLAWDEGAVLKRQDFLTSLAREVWRVPSN
- the shc gene encoding squalene--hopene cyclase, which produces MKEHFLQDIPAIVWTHEDTRQSVTLRTQQNVGSHLTAATRALAALQYNEGYWCGDLTGDSTLASDYILLQLWLHPVDANSAWNPPRKDRIERLVKYLWDCQMPDGGWNLYAKGPAEINASVKAYTALRIAGAAQSSPRMRAARERILALGGLQACNSYTRINLSFFGLFPKQFVPTVPAEILIVPGSFLNEMSSWTRTIIVPLSIIQGLGAQRPVPSGLTLAELMLPGTRIAMPRKDLTSELFLRADKLLKQWEQRGIQRIRDKAIAAAERWMIEHTHHSEGLGAIYPAMMYAVMAMDALGYERDQPDLVKAMQHFDDLLIERDNFFDVQPCKSPVWDTAIAIFSLGEAGDADKASMTRAADWLLSKEVRRKGDWSSKRPNLRPSGWAFEFANEFYPDIDDTAMVLLALQHAKASDPERQARVESRAVNWLLGMQSADGGWAAFDVDNDWQLLNKVPFADHNAMLDPTCPDITGRVMEALCRRGLTAQHPAISRGIEYLLSSQERNGSWYGRWGVNYVYGTFLSLRGLVATKDRQTSSAIHRGSQWLRSVQNDDGGWGESCAGYEIDKFVPAESTPSQTAWALLGLLATGDLHSRAVKQGVSWLLRNQNADGSWDEELTTGTGFPNVFYLSYHLYRLYFPALALASYKQSSRKLATDSRLEIGLS
- a CDS encoding PP2C family protein-serine/threonine phosphatase — translated: MNDDPHEVITFGQLVARYKAEEMPSFQPHTASSYKSMLKHLEAKWSNEPLAKMLKNPIAIETWLSDLQTMPTKTKPSRPCSKKTKQNVKAVLHRLIECAMRLGYQPILLANVYKLIPTLAEEAVSRAKLEREFEIAREVQERLFPQTLPKVRGVEMAAHCRPAQAVGGDYYDLIDILDGSGAETAHAPGENVSSPGRAMARACDRLGIAIGDISGKGLSAALLMASLHASLRGQVLSGTGDLGTKMANVNSLLYNASESNRYATFFYAELACASRMLHYVNGGHNPPAVLRKQDGAWRVFRLADGGPVVGLLAGAVYREQTLQLLPGDILLAFTDGISEAMNASEDEWGEDRMIAEAQAHTHLNAEELLQRLFHAADTFADGAPQHDDMTLLVMQL